ACTGAGTTATTAACATCGATAAGATTATACAAGGTGTGTTTATATAGTTAATTGTGAAGGAAGTAATGATGTACATGATACGTGttgtaagtgcaacaaattactcaagatatttcccactaattaactagtaatatagatGTAGTAAGGATCGATCCTATGGAGAGctttgtaattgatatgttatttggattaacaaaactataatagaaaCAAGTACTAAATGGGAATTAGTTGAATAAttaactaaaaaaataataaacaataaaATGAAAAGATGATTAGGAATCATCCGTCGTTATCAAATGTTGACTTGCATAATATACTCGTTTACCTTTTGTAAGAATTATTTATCttcaaccgtaggatagcaggtacgtgtagctatccccaaaactcgttgtatcaccggataacaaGTATACTTAGTCAATGGATTCTATTCATCTGAGCCGCCAAGAAGTATGCTCTCAAGGTGTAACTCAGCcgaacactttagggtttgtgactTTAGGTTGAATTCgacagttaaactcagtacgatCGATTCACTTACTGGTAGTATCTCCACTCGCAATTtatccacagaatccctctgaaaggtctcgcgatttttacttgtgtaggagatgctcGAGAATTACAGATCGCTCAACTCTGTACTAGCATTGGATGATCAATAAATTAATTCAATTATACACTTGAATAATCAACAAACCAatcttaaactttgtatataGAAAAGACAATCTATAAGATgttaaaaacttcaaataaacatGTATAATAGTTAAGATCCACGCCCATAACATAGAATTCATCCTAATCAATCAAAACTAGCTTCTCGTGATTACACAAGAATAAGAAAAAATGTCTTGgtttcccctaaaggggtaaaccctataATATGAAATATGGCTTTTCTCTACATCCCTGTGTAAAACTTATGATTTAAAGATCTCTTCCCAGGGTTGTGCAAGTCTCCTTGTATAAAGCTCTCAAAATTAGGCTTTAGAAAATTTctgggaccgtgtttccttaagTTGGAAGTCAATTTCACGTCAAAATATATCACAaaagttgtcaggttcggctcaaaCTGTATGGATCTTTCCAGCCGAACTTGACAAGTTATTTTTGCTCCAAATTAGTGTTAGGTCCGACTCATATGAGATAGGGAGTTGTGAGCCGAACTTCCTCATGTACACTTTGCGTTTCTCGtccaaaacttgatttttttagGCTTAAGATTCGATTGACTCGAGCTGAACATTTATCATCGGGACTTCTCTCTGTAGACTCAAGTCTTTCATTCtcgttttgcccataacttcttcgtccgatgtcggaatgaccttttttttttcttttttttttgtgttgcccTCGTATTtacaagatgaagaaaataaatttCGTATTTGAATGAGTTCATTTGGTCCTTGACCCGTCCCTGCTTGTAGTGATGCTCTATTTTCTTgttcactttgtagctccttttcggatgattcacctaatataaCACATAAGATAGAAAAACCAACATAATAtgtaagaataatagctaaaacaagtatgaaattgACACTTAAACACATGTAAATTATATCAGTATTCGGTACCCTCGTCTTTGTAGTTGGAATCCCTACAAAATTATGAACAACGGGCTCTCATCGATTTTTTCTTCCACTGCCGCATGAGACTAATCAAAGGTTGAGCGGGAGCCTCCTGACACTTATTAGAGGTTGAGTCGGGGTCGTGTATCCTGGTGATACCTCGACCAATTTATCCTTGCAAACGCCATGATGTTCAAATGTGTACAAACAATAACTTTTGTAAAAATAGATTCTTAGACGAACTCCGCGAAGGATGAATATATAATACAGTATTTCAACAGCATCATCATGTCAAAAGTAAACCTACCTATGAACTGATATTTACCAAAACATCTTGGATCTGTGACATACAGTCAGTTACTCCAAAAACCAGAATAACCTTAACCCATCCCCAAACATTCCACAAAAAATCATTGCGTATAAACATTGAGGGGTACTTTCGTGACTTGGACGCAAAAGAGACTGCGCTGACAAGGACAATCCATCCACGTGGCAACCTTATACGAAGAGATCAGATGAGGTTTTTCTAACGTGTGGACATCACAGTACGCTTCCCTTTCAAGATATTTCTTCTACTCCTTGTAAAATGGAAAAGCCTCTATCCCCTACATCCCAACTCACTGAAAAAACCTACATCCATCTACATGGCATAATATGATTGGCTAACattatctttgttgttttcaaaatttggatataaAAGAGTCACGTGAGTAGTACACAAAATAATGTAATGTTGTGTGTTGTATTGAATCATAAGTAGTTAAGGTTGGTACAAGTGGAAGAAAAGAAGATCTTTTCATCTTCAGAAATTTCTCACTCACTATAACTTACAGAATTTGAAGTGCTAGTAGAGAAAAACAAAAACCTTTACAGATCTTTGCATCTTCTTCACCATGGATACAGTAGctaagatttatctatcaccagaGAAATTCAATTGTTTGAGTTTTAAAGAACCATTTAGAAATGTCCAACCATTTTTGCACAAAAAACCAGCTAAATTTGATGGTGTGACATCCATTACGGGGCATAAAAATGGGTGTAGAGGTGGATTATTGTCTTTACAAAAATGTAAAGCGTTTAGGTCTGAAGAAGAAGGGAAGTTAGTGAAAGAAGATATGAAGAAAAAGAATGCTCTTTCCTCTTTGAAATCAGCTATTCTTAAATTGTCTGGTGGTGGTGAATCTAGAAAGGAAGAGTATCAAAGTGTTGTTGCTAAAGTTGAAGAGATTTTCTTTTCTGTAAGTTACTATAAAAAACCCTTAAATTGCTTGATTTTTATGCTTCTTAATTGCAATTAGGAAGCTGATGAGCTGATTAGGTTCAATTGTTAATTTGTTCTTATTTTTGAATTTTCAGTGTGCGACTCAAATTGGAAGATACCTTATCACTATGATGAGTACTGGAGTCATTGTTGCAGTTGGATTTCAAATTTCAGGTGTGACATCAATAATTCTAAACTTTCCCCAATTCATTGGAAATTATTTGTAGTTTTTACTTTGAGACttgagttttgattttgatttgtacATGGTTGTTTATGAAGGTGGGGATAGTCACTTGAATACGTTGATTTGGTATAGTTGGCTTGGTGGTATTATCATTGGAACAATGATAGGTGCTAATCTGGTTTTAGAGGAAATGGCTAGAAAGGGTCCACGAAATGTCGTCATTACTGGAAGGTAGTAATAGTATTCTCATTTACATCTCTTATATTGCGAAAATTTTAACTTCTACGTGCTGATCTTTACTTGAAGATACTGTTGTTATCATAGTAATCCATTTTGCCCAAATTTCATTTTGCGGGTCTGAGATGCTCTTGTAATTGTTTTGTTATCCATTTTGCTTACATGTCCGTTTTTGTGTGTTTTATTTAAACAGCACCAGGGGACTCGGCAAAGCACTTGCACGAGAGTTTCTTCTTTCTGGAGATCGTGTTGTTATTGCTTCCCGCAGGTGccaattcaattttttttcctgTCCTACAATCAACCCATTTTGTGTATGGTTTACGGGATTTGAATTCAAGCGTGTCCTAATTGGATGTTTTAAAACAGCCCTGAATCCGTTCAAACAACTGTGAGGGAGCTTGAAGAGAATCTAAGGGAAGGTATACTCAGCTTAGGTGAAAAAGCTAAAGAGAAACTGTCGCATGCTAAAGTCATTGGCATAGCATGTGATGTTGGCAACCCTGATGATGTGGAGAAATTGTCAAACTTTGCTGTTGGTGAACTTGGTGTTATTGATATTTGGGTAAGTGGTGCAGCATTTGGGTTAATGACATTTACATGGAGATCCTTGAACTTATAATCAAATATGGAACCCTTTGATCTAATTTCCTGTATGCAACTATCTAGTAATGATTCTGTACAATCTTTGGCAGATTAACAACGCCGGCACAAATAAAGGTTTCAGACCCTTATTGGAGTTTACAAATGAAGATATTGAACAGGTATGAGTCTATTACGCTGAACATTGTATTTCTGCTAGCTACATTGGAGAAGTTTCATCTTCGCCCATTTAGTGGAGTTTGGGAGTATATTATCATATGATAATTGCGAATTATTCAACTGAATAGATCTTAATGAAGCTTTTGGGCATTCTTCTAACTGATGTGCTTTTATGATTAGATTGTCTCCACGAATTTGGTTGGATCTTTACTTTGCACACGAGAAGCCATGCGCGTGATGGAATTGCAAGGCAAGGCTGGTCATATTTTTAACATGGATGGGGCTGGCTCAGGAGGTTCTAGCACCCCTTTGACAGCTGTGTAAGTTGTTAATTCTTGGGCTTGTTTGAAATCCTTTGCACCCACACTACAGAAATCATAATATATCCTTAATTGATGATTAAACTTGTTCCGGAGTTGTGCTGATGCTGGTTATGATATTTACATTTTACAGCTATGGTTCTACAAAGTGTGGCTTAAGGCAGCTTCAATCATCACTTCTGAAAGAGTCCAAGCGATGTAGAGTAGGAGTACATACAGCATCTCCAGGGATGGTCCTGACAGAATTGCTCCTGAGGTACTAAATATGTTCCGCTCTGATTtttacttttttacttttatgctaGCGAAGAAAATAACCACTAATACTGACATGTCTCCTGAGTTGACTACTTCGCTTTTTTCGCTAGCACTATCTGTAAACACCAAATAAGACTGTGAACTAACAATGCATACTACATTTGCTGTTCACTTTCAGTGGTGCAAGTCTCAAAAACAAACAGGCGTTTAACATAATATGTGAACTTCCGGAGACAGTTGCAAGAACATTAGTTCCACGAATGCGGGTTGTCAAGGGAACTGGAAAATCTATCAATTACTTAACTCCACCTAGAATCTTGCTTGCGTTAGTCAGTGCATGGGTGCGCAGAGGCCGGTGGTTCGATGATAAGGTAATCTTAGTTCTGATTCTTCTTAtccttcatcttcatgttttctgGAAATCCTACTCGTGTATCATTTGGCATAGTGTCAGTCATCATTAAAACTtgcataaaaaaatatttaatatttGTTTCATCCAAGAGCTAACTTGTGGATAAATTTCACCACTGCAGGGAAGAGCATTATACGCATCAGAGGCAGATAGAATCCGTAACTGGGCAGAAAGCCGTGCAAGGTTTTCTTTCACCGATGCAATGGAGATGTACACAGAAAACACTTGGGTCTCAGTGTTTTCTCTCTCAGTTGTTTGCGCCTTCATAATCCTTTCAAGTGCTACTCCCATACTGCCTGGCACATAACCCTTCACTCATGATTCCGTATCAATTGCCACAAAAAACTGAAACAAATTACTCTAAATCTTGGCAAAGTAAGACTTAACTCAGAACAACGTCAACAACAACACAGCTGAAATCAGGTACATCAACCAAACTACAGATGTAACGGTTTCATTAAATCGTTCATCCAATCTTTTTTAACAGATGTTCTACCCATTTGTAGAAAAAGTATGTAAATCTAAAACCCATCTGTTCATTATCAAATTCACCCTTGGACCCAAGTCCTGGGTGAATGGCAAAACTATTCTAGCAGAATTGTTTTCCTGTAAACATAAAAAACAAAAGAGAAGTTTCATCGACTGATCATTTTCAGTCGGTTAGCTTATAGAATTTAGAATGTATTTCTTTATTGTAGTTCTAATGAAAATTTCATTTACTAGGAGTATCACTTGTCATGTTCGTTGCACGTTATATTTCTCTCTTTACTTACTTTTCTCCTATTACTTGTTTATATCGCACCGTCACTCCTTCGTCACCGATTGTTTTGCGTGTGTTTGACATAACATTAACAATCGAAAAGTCATAGGTATGAGTATCTTACAGATGGCTTCCATCTTCTACAGTAGTTAAACATGCCTCATGTCAAAAGTCAGTGTAATGGAACCAAACCttgaaataaagacttgcaaaAGAATTTTTTAGCCAATGCTTATACGCTATGGAAACTCAAAGTTGTCTAAGGAAATACACACGTTTATGGGTATGAATTTGGAACCTATTCCGACGGGTGGATCCAGATAGATGCGAGCAAAACCTGTGCCCCATTTGCTAACCGGTTCCTGTAACCTGTGCCGGTGTGCATGTTTTCACAAAAATGTATGAAGCTTTTGATCCTTGCAACTGCTGACTCTAcgcaaaataagaaaatataaagTGAAAGTTTTTTGGTGGGGAGCTTGATTCTGACTGTGATAAAGGAAAAAAATGATACTCCCTCCACGTTATCTCTAAATTCTCCTTTGATTGCGCCTACAAAGGCTTTACTGCAATTTTGAAAATGAGAAATCCTCCTAGGATGCTAGTACCAGTAGGCAAAAAGTTTTCTGCCAATTGTATTCAATTTAAAGGTGGTCGATCTGTAAAGGATCTTCATTCCAAATGGTCCATTTGTCGTCATGATATTTGAATCAATTATGAATCTCAAGAGATAATGGGATAAAAGAATATCAGCACCACCGGTCCACCACCACTACAGCACTACCTCTATATAGGACCCATAATAAACAATGAAATACATGCTGCAAAAGTCTTTGAATGTCATGTGGTGCCAATGATTGTGTTTGGCAGAATTATCTTTTGGTACAttttaaaaaattaatttttaaggTTCAATCAAATTCCTCCGTAAAATCACAGAATTGTCATAAATCAACTTTAGCAATAGATAGATTTGCAGCAGTTAAAACCCTTATGCACACGGTAACGGAATGTTAACATTATCTTGGATCAAAGCATCATTCTGAATACCGAAAACAGAAACTTTTTTCCCGAGCAAGTTAGGGTGGTCTAGAGATTTTTATCTCATTAAAAATATAACAGATTTTTACGTCGGGTTGCCAGAGCCTCGACACAACCCACATAGGTAAGGATCGGAGCATCATTCCATCGTGTATAAACCCAGAGCGGAATAATAAATTTCGAGCCACGCGGTTAATCTGGATTAGACGGAGGGGACAGCATCCATGTTCCAGACAGGTGCATTGGTACATAAAAACTATATATTATCATCGGCAGATATTCAAATATCAGTATAGTACTAGTAGATAATGATGAAGAACATTTTTTTTAGTCAAATATGAAACTAGCATTGCTAATTGAGTTGAATACCGAATTGCAGTCCCAAGCCTGATCAAGTTGGAAGTTTTTGGTCTCGTTTTCTCAGTAACGCGGCATCGACTGAGTCGGCGCTGGTAAAAGTCTTGTATTGTTGAATGGGTTCTATGGCAGCCTTTCTTTATCACAAGGCGCCACAGTGTGGACCCTCGTTTAAAAATAACTACTTGTGACTGTAAAATTTAAAATGTTGAATCCACCGATTTATAGTTTCCACTCCCCATTTTGAGAATCAAAAACTCTTAACCGACCGAGAAAAAACCAATACAAGAAAAACAGTCTCTGACAGCCCATCCCCTACACATCTCCAGAGGAAGGGCACGAGCCTATTCGgatcaaataaaaaaagaaaaaaaagataactGTGAGAGGCGATTTTAGTATGATTTTTTCTCTCGCTCTGTAGAAAAGCACTGTTTCAGAATATATATTACTACAAGAAAATCAGTAATTAGTTGTACCAAATGAATAATTGGATACGAATAGTCGGGCCAGAAAATAAGGAAGGGAATTTTAACATTAATCTAATAATAATTGATCATGATTAAGCACAGATAAACTTATCTACACAACTTAACCTACcagtttatttaggtttgattttaagcTTGACAACATATCTGaatttttgaaaattatttgagCTGAACAACAAACAAGGGAGGGCTGTAATGTAAACACAACGTGGGAGAGCATTGTTCATGCGACCAATCCCCGAATTAAAGCAAGGAAAGTAGGGTCAATATAAGATGCGGTTAGTGGGTAGTCATTCTAGGTACACCAAATTTGAATCCTAAAATTAGTACCCGTTAGCACGGTTGCTACAGGATTATCAAGAGAGTACGCCGGGATTGATTCCGGCAACCGGTAGCTGTTTAGGATACGTCAAGTAACTGTACTTAGTACCTAAGCAATGTTTAGTGCGGAAGGGACCAAAATCAGGTCCAACCGTCCCAAACATTTAAAAGACCCGCAGCAGTAGGACCCGCAAGTGTGTTTCTCGAAGGTAAAAGGACTGAAACTCTAAAGAGCAGGAGGGACCCATGAAatataaattttcttttaaggTCCGGGCTAGAAGcttggtcgagcaaaataaaaataaaaataggctTGTGGACTAACAAGATCACCCAGACTTTAGCACCCTTTAGCCCGGGGATAGATCCGTCCCTGCTAAAGAGGTAGGTTGTCATCCTCCATTATATGGCTGGTTTAAGATAATTGGGATGTATGTTCTTTAGGCAATTCAAGACCATGTGAGTGTGGAGTTTTACTTCATAATCACAACGGTTTGGTTGTTGGATGCTTGCCGCAGTCAATTGGAGTAAGTAACTCAGTGTCTGCTCGATGCAAGTTATTAAAGCTTTATCAAATCCTTTTCCGGTGCCTTGGAGGTTTGCAGTTCATTTATGGAGAATGTAATGCAACGGCTGTTTGGTTGGCTAAACACGAAGCTACCACAAGTTCTAAATGGTGGAATGATCCACCATGTTTTATCCAGGCAGCTTTGGATAGTGACGGATAGAGCCTGTCTTCTTATTAAATCAGATAATTTGTAGtatactttttttcttttaaaaatcttttcatctCTTATTTATGTCTCATGGGGTTTCCCCTATCCacttatttctgttttctttgctttttgtcaataaaatctcCTAGTgagttttgtgattttttttttaccaaaatttAAACTAAATGATGAAATTAATATATACTAGTTGAACAACTAACAAGAAAGTGCacaaaatggtattatgaaaaccgaaaataTATCCTATCCGCCAGGTGTTCTGCACAACTTATGACATTTTCTAATAATATGtctagaaaccaaaaacaaaaaatataaaatctcaGAATATTTTTCcgaaaaaaatattttacttttaatttcagttctagcAGGTAGACGCGCTTTAAAGTTAATAATTCCGGTCACAAATGGTCTAGCTATGAAGTAGATTTGAAATTGCTCTAGGGGTTTTGGTTAACTAAAATAGAAAAACGCGGGCCAACCGTGTGTAGGCCCCTAGTAAACAGATCCAGTTTAGAGTAATCAAAACACTTCTTCATCTCTGTCAGTCACTTAACCCGCGTGTGAAAACAGGGTTTAAGACTTTTCatccgtttttttttctttctcattaTTTTACTCAACTTAAAACAATATtccttcttttctctctctctctaaaaaTCAAATCTCCTTCTTCATCAAGTTGTGAAAGTACAGTGGGTCTGTCTCTCTGTGATTGAGAGAGAgataaagaagataaaagaagaggagaagagaatTCTTCCTCCTTATTCTTCTCTCCATCTTCCATCTCATTAATGATGAACCTCTGACAAACAAAAATTCAATTCCATTATCGGATCTTGAAAATTTATTTATagtttagggttttgattgaTTAGTGTATAAGCAATGTCAACACCatcaccaacatcaccaccatcaacaaactcaacagcaccaccaccaacaacagcaCCACCACCAACTGCAACACCAGTGGTTCCTCCACCAACGACACCAGTGGTTCCACCTCCAACGACAACACCGGCGGTTCCTCCACCAACAACACCGGTTGCACCACCACCAACGACGACTCCATCTGTACCACCACCAACGTCAACTCCAACCACTCCATCTACGCCGTCTGAATCTCCACCAGCACCTACAACTCCTTCAACTCCATCTGGAACGCCGCCTAGCTCTTCCCCTTCTCCGCCGTCTCCACCATCGCCGCCGTCACCGTCTGGTACAACTCCGACTCCTAAAACTCCTGGGACTAGAGCTTCTCCTCCACCTCCGGCTGTTGGTAGATCTCCACCACGAACGCCGTCAAACACACCAAACACACCGTCTCCGCCAGATTCCGGAGGAGGAGGAATATCGACTAGTCTTGTTGTTGGAGTTGCGATTGGTGGTGTAGCTGTTCTGGTTGTTTTGACTTTGTTGTTTATTTGttgtaagaaaaagaagaaaagagatcaaTATCCTGTTGATTACTATGGAGGACCTCCTCCACCTAAaggtataattttcatttttgaaatctacaaaagaaaaattcatcAGAATTTTGGTATTGAAATTGTAGCTTAGAATTGGACATATTTTGATGTCCCTGGAACTACATTTCTTGGGAGAAACATTGAAATTGGACATAATGTTACTTAGGAGATGAGATGACAAATTGAATCGGAAATTATACGCTCTATGTTGGCCAGAGTTTAGTTCTAACCATGTTGCTGAGGTCCTTCATAGTTGATGCCAGAACTTCTTTGAAATTATCTTATTTGTGTTTATTTGTGATTTTGGTTTAACAGAAGGCTATGGTGGACAACCACAACAGTGGTCGTACAATGTTCCTCCTCCGCCACCAGCTGATCATATTGTTAATATGCCACCAAAGCTCAATCCTCCACCAGGACGACAGCAGTCACTAAGCAGTATGGGTTCAGTACAtccgcctccaccaccaccatttatAAGCAGTGGAGATTCTGGTTCTAATTACTCGGAGTATGAAAGTCCGCATCCACCGCCGCCGCCAATGGCTTTGGGTTTTTCAAAGAGTACATTTACATACGAAGAGTTAGTTAGGGCCACAGATGGTTTCTCTGATTATAATCTTTTGGGTCAAGGGGGTTTTGGGTATGTACATAAAGGAATACTACCTAATGGGAAAGAAGTAGCAGTTAAACATCTTAAACTAGGAAGTGGGCAGGGAGAGCGTGAGTTTCAGGCTGAAGTTGAAATTATTAGCCGTGTACATCATAAGCACCTTGTTTCATTGGTTGGTTACTGCAGCACCGGGTCTCAAAGAATGCTTGTTTATGAGTTTGTTCCAAACAGCACCATGGAGTTCCATTTACATGGTATGCCTTTAAATCCAGGGAATTCTTATTTTTTCTTCCATAACTATTGCTGGGGTGCTACTAGAATTACTTTGGTGTCTTCCAGTTATTGCTTTTACTAACCACGTATCTTGGAATCTAATTTGCAGGAAAGGGACGACCGACAATGGACTGGGCCACTAGACTTAGAATTGCTCTTGGCTCTGCAAAAGGACTTGCGTATCTACATGAAGATTGTGAGCTCCTTTGTTGTCTTTATGGACAACAATATTTAGTCACAATCAGTTTTGTTACTAAATTTCCTTGGGGACTAAAATAATTTCATTTGCAGGTCATCCTAAAATCATTCATCGTGACATTAAAGCAGCTAACATTCTTCTTGATGCCAAATTTGAAGCCAAGGTAGGATTCAGATCCGTCAGTGTTTGCTAGTTGATATGATAAACGTTAATTCATTAATAGGTTGTTCCTAAATCACAAACTCTAGAAGATACCTGGTATCTTCATCTTGTGGTGCACACACAAATGGTGTTTCACGTCTCCTTCGAGTTACTAATAACttgatcttgatattctttcaggtTGCAGATTTTGGGCTTGCAAAGTTCTCTTCTGATACCAATACCCACGTTTCAACCAGGGTAATGGGAACATTCGGGTAAGCACAGTACTTAGATATTATAAAATCTCATGTATTTTATTCACTAATTGATGCTGCGACTTGTTCTACTCTGGATCAATTTGTACTAACGTGCTAGCATGCTCAGGTATCTAGCTCCAGAATATGCAGCAAGTGGTAAACTCTCAGAAAAGTCAGATGTCTTCTCTTTCGGGGTCATGCTTCTAGAATTGATTACTGGACGACGACCTGTGGATGCTAACAACTCTTTCACAGAGGATAGCTTGGTAGATTGGGTCAGTATTCCTAACCAATACAGTCATTCCTAGATTCGCTATGTGTGTCTGGTTTGGGATTCTCCAAGGTTCCCTTCATGGTTACTTAATTGAATCATCTGTTGGTTTTATAGGCAAGGCCCATCCTTCAACGAGCTTTGGAGGATGACAGCGACGAAGCTTATGATATTCTCGTGGATCAGCATCTGCAAAGTTACAACCACAATGAGATGAAGCGCATGGTAGCTTGTGCTGCTGCAGCTGTGCGCCATTCTGCTCGACGTCGGCCTCAAATGAGCCAGGTAACTCATTCAAATTCTAGATATATTTACTGCTTATTATGAGTCTACAACTGTCAATGGTTAGCCATTTAATTCACTTCTGAGCTGGACAGACACTGAACTTCCCAGTTCCCAGTTTTAATTGGATCGAGTTATTTGGTCTCTTTTACTTCCTATGAGATTAGTTATCTGCTTGTATCAATGTGAAGTTCTTGTGTTCCATATATGCAATGTTATCTCTACTGCTTGAGACTAACAAACACATATACCCATAACTAAAAACAGATAGTCCGAGCTTTGGAAGGAGATGCGTCTGTCTCTGATCTGAACGAAGGCATGAAACCTGGACATAGATCGACCTATAGTTCCCATGAAAGCTCCGACTACGACACCTTCCAGTACAACGAAGACATGAAGAAATTTAGGAAAATGGCACTAAACAGCACAGAGTATACTAGCACAGAGTATAGTGCTCCACCTACAAGTGAGTATGGTCTCAACCCATCTGGATCAAGTAGCGAAGGCCAGCAAACTGGAGAAATGTCAAGGCGGACAACGAAAAAAGACAGTCAAGGATTTTAGTGGAAACTCATAAAATAACTGACATCATTACCTTTATGTATGACCTGCAAACTCGAGAAAATGTCAAAGCAACTTGTGTTTCCGACTACGTTAACCTatacagattttttttttctccttcaaTTTTTTTTCCCCTACATTGTATCTATTTGTTAGTGAttgtaaaacaaaataatgcagaaTCAATTCAATTCTTTTGGTTGTAAGGCTGTTTCATGGGCGGCAATGTTTTGGTTGTGGATATTTATTGAATATTCTTTCATTATGTTTGTGCGGTTCTTTGACTGGATTTTTTTTTGGAGTTGGATTCTGTCAATGGAGTAAAAGACAGGCAAACAAGCTGTTCTGAGCTGGATTCTGATATTTTATCTAATCCATCGTTTATTAAAACCTCATTTATCTGCCGCACGATACATATGCTGGTTGCCATATCCATTTCTCTTGAGCAGGTACCTCCTTGTTCTTTTGTGgttgatgagaaagatgaatTTGGTGGTGAGTGGGGCTATGATTTGTATCTCACTATGATTATTGCAGATGGAAGAAGAAACTGAACATCCATCCAGCAACAAAGTAAGGAAATGATGCATCAGCTAGAACTTTGATTTTGCCTGCCAC
The nucleotide sequence above comes from Papaver somniferum cultivar HN1 chromosome 8, ASM357369v1, whole genome shotgun sequence. Encoded proteins:
- the LOC113303841 gene encoding probable chlorophyll(ide) b reductase NYC1, chloroplastic, with the protein product MDTVAKIYLSPEKFNCLSFKEPFRNVQPFLHKKPAKFDGVTSITGHKNGCRGGLLSLQKCKAFRSEEEGKLVKEDMKKKNALSSLKSAILKLSGGGESRKEEYQSVVAKVEEIFFSCATQIGRYLITMMSTGVIVAVGFQISGGDSHLNTLIWYSWLGGIIIGTMIGANLVLEEMARKGPRNVVITGSTRGLGKALAREFLLSGDRVVIASRSPESVQTTVRELEENLREGILSLGEKAKEKLSHAKVIGIACDVGNPDDVEKLSNFAVGELGVIDIWINNAGTNKGFRPLLEFTNEDIEQIVSTNLVGSLLCTREAMRVMELQGKAGHIFNMDGAGSGGSSTPLTAVYGSTKCGLRQLQSSLLKESKRCRVGVHTASPGMVLTELLLSGASLKNKQAFNIICELPETVARTLVPRMRVVKGTGKSINYLTPPRILLALVSAWVRRGRWFDDKGRALYASEADRIRNWAESRARFSFTDAMEMYTENTWVSVFSLSVVCAFIILSSATPILPGT
- the LOC113303842 gene encoding proline-rich receptor-like protein kinase PERK1, which translates into the protein MSTPSPTSPPSTNSTAPPPTTAPPPTATPVVPPPTTPVVPPPTTTPAVPPPTTPVAPPPTTTPSVPPPTSTPTTPSTPSESPPAPTTPSTPSGTPPSSSPSPPSPPSPPSPSGTTPTPKTPGTRASPPPPAVGRSPPRTPSNTPNTPSPPDSGGGGISTSLVVGVAIGGVAVLVVLTLLFICCKKKKKRDQYPVDYYGGPPPPKEGYGGQPQQWSYNVPPPPPADHIVNMPPKLNPPPGRQQSLSSMGSVHPPPPPPFISSGDSGSNYSEYESPHPPPPPMALGFSKSTFTYEELVRATDGFSDYNLLGQGGFGYVHKGILPNGKEVAVKHLKLGSGQGEREFQAEVEIISRVHHKHLVSLVGYCSTGSQRMLVYEFVPNSTMEFHLHGKGRPTMDWATRLRIALGSAKGLAYLHEDCHPKIIHRDIKAANILLDAKFEAKVADFGLAKFSSDTNTHVSTRVMGTFGYLAPEYAASGKLSEKSDVFSFGVMLLELITGRRPVDANNSFTEDSLVDWARPILQRALEDDSDEAYDILVDQHLQSYNHNEMKRMVACAAAAVRHSARRRPQMSQIVRALEGDASVSDLNEGMKPGHRSTYSSHESSDYDTFQYNEDMKKFRKMALNSTEYTSTEYSAPPTSEYGLNPSGSSSEGQQTGEMSRRTTKKDSQGF